In a single window of the Deinococcus reticulitermitis genome:
- a CDS encoding bifunctional metallophosphatase/5'-nucleotidase has translation MKKFLMLLTALLGTASAAPLTVTVLHTDDLHGHLDPVKVGENLYGGYARQTTLLRKFSAEDPNPLVLSGGDTFQGTLYYNVYKGLADVLFMNWQGYQAMAVGNHEFDDGPAALAAFAQKAKFPVLATNIDVSAEPLLKDLIKPYAVLEVGGQKVGVIGAVTPDLPLISSPGPNVKMLELMQSLQNSADALKAQGINKVFLVSHLGYTLEQEVAKTVSGIDVIVGGHSHTLLGTFDNKDFPKSEGPYPTIVQNPDGNRSLLVAAWEWGKVLGRLKVTFDDAGAVQSWEGNPVPVTADIAEDDTSRRMIATLSVPIASLRQQVVANAATPLNGAREVVRRRESTMANVLADAALAAAQNAGAEIALVNGGGVRAGIDAGPVTFEEAITVQPFGNTLTVVDLTGAQLRAALEHGVATWSENKGQFLHVSKGMSYTFDLARPAGSRVTAVTLGGQPLDDAKTYKVAMNNFTAGGGDGFTMFTAAPKLQTGTLDVDVLVNYLKANPTLSAQNEGRIVIQNEPR, from the coding sequence ATGAAGAAATTCCTGATGCTGCTCACGGCACTCCTTGGTACGGCCTCCGCCGCGCCCCTGACCGTGACTGTTCTGCACACCGACGACCTCCACGGCCACCTCGACCCCGTGAAGGTGGGCGAGAACCTGTACGGCGGCTACGCCCGCCAGACCACGCTGCTGCGCAAGTTCAGCGCCGAAGATCCCAACCCGCTGGTGCTCTCCGGCGGCGACACTTTCCAGGGCACGCTGTACTACAACGTCTACAAGGGCCTAGCCGACGTGCTGTTCATGAACTGGCAGGGCTATCAGGCGATGGCGGTCGGCAACCACGAGTTCGACGACGGCCCTGCCGCGCTCGCCGCGTTCGCACAGAAGGCGAAGTTTCCCGTGCTGGCGACCAACATCGACGTGAGCGCCGAGCCGTTGCTGAAGGACCTGATCAAGCCTTACGCGGTGCTCGAAGTCGGTGGGCAGAAGGTCGGCGTGATCGGCGCCGTGACCCCGGATCTCCCCCTGATCAGCAGCCCCGGCCCCAACGTCAAGATGCTCGAACTGATGCAGAGCCTGCAAAACAGCGCCGACGCCCTGAAAGCGCAGGGCATCAACAAGGTATTCCTGGTCTCGCACCTGGGTTACACGCTCGAGCAGGAGGTCGCCAAGACCGTCTCCGGCATCGACGTGATCGTCGGCGGCCACAGCCACACCCTGCTCGGGACCTTCGACAACAAGGACTTCCCGAAGAGTGAGGGGCCTTACCCCACCATCGTCCAGAACCCCGACGGCAACCGGTCGCTGCTCGTGGCGGCCTGGGAGTGGGGCAAGGTGCTCGGGCGCCTCAAAGTGACCTTTGACGATGCGGGCGCGGTGCAGAGCTGGGAAGGCAACCCCGTGCCGGTGACCGCCGACATCGCCGAGGACGACACCTCGCGCCGGATGATCGCCACCCTCAGCGTGCCGATCGCCAGCCTGCGCCAGCAGGTCGTCGCCAACGCCGCCACGCCGCTCAACGGCGCGCGTGAAGTCGTGCGCCGCCGCGAGAGCACGATGGCAAACGTCCTGGCCGACGCCGCCCTCGCCGCCGCGCAAAACGCCGGGGCCGAGATCGCGCTCGTCAACGGCGGCGGCGTGCGCGCGGGCATCGACGCGGGCCCCGTCACCTTCGAGGAAGCGATCACCGTGCAGCCGTTCGGCAACACCCTCACGGTCGTGGACCTGACCGGCGCGCAGCTGAGGGCGGCGCTCGAGCACGGCGTCGCCACCTGGTCGGAGAACAAGGGCCAGTTCCTGCACGTCTCCAAGGGCATGAGCTACACCTTCGACCTCGCCCGGCCCGCCGGCAGCCGCGTGACGGCGGTGACGCTCGGCGGCCAGCCCCTCGACGACGCCAAGACCTACAAGGTCGCCATGAACAACTTCACGGCGGGCGGCGGCGACGGCTTCACCATGTTCACGGCGGCGCCCAAGCTCCAGACCGGGACCCTTGACGTGGACGTTTTGGTGAACTACCTCAAGGCCAACCCGACGTTGAGCGCCCAGAACGAGGGGCGCATCGTGATCCAGAACGAGCCCAGGTAA
- a CDS encoding N-acetylglucosamine-6-phosphate deacetylase: MPASSPAQTLSGRLVWPDGTLRPGHLHFSERLLRVEPGEEGGPLILPGFVDTHVHGGGGGDTMDGPEGIRTLARLHARHGTTTLLPTTMTNPWPDVLAALWSVREVMDAGGVPGGADIPGAHLEGPFISPQRLGAQPPCTLLPTPERVAEALGTGAVRAVTLAPEVEGALGAALTFARAGVRIGVGHTRADAETVTAFLAQVHAAGAQSCATHLFNAMGGIEGRVPGVPGALLADPHAFQEVILDLIHVHPTSFRLACAAAPGRVMLVSDAMRAAGLGDGESELGGQRVTVRGGEARLEGGSLAGSVLTLDAALRHAVGAGVSLPDASRMLSAVPARSLGLRDRGELRPGLRADLVVLDDDLRVERVFVGGREVGR; the protein is encoded by the coding sequence GTGCCTGCTTCCTCCCCTGCCCAGACCCTCAGCGGACGCCTCGTGTGGCCCGACGGCACACTCCGGCCCGGACACCTGCACTTCTCGGAGCGGCTGCTGAGGGTGGAGCCGGGGGAGGAAGGCGGCCCGCTGATCCTGCCCGGCTTCGTGGACACCCACGTTCACGGCGGCGGCGGCGGCGACACGATGGACGGCCCGGAAGGGATACGCACCCTGGCGCGGCTGCACGCCCGGCACGGCACGACCACGCTGCTGCCTACCACCATGACCAACCCCTGGCCGGACGTGCTCGCCGCGCTGTGGAGCGTCCGAGAGGTGATGGACGCGGGCGGCGTCCCGGGCGGCGCCGACATTCCCGGCGCCCACCTCGAAGGCCCCTTCATCAGCCCGCAGCGCCTCGGGGCACAACCCCCCTGCACGCTGCTGCCGACGCCCGAGCGGGTCGCGGAGGCGCTGGGGACGGGCGCGGTGCGGGCCGTCACGCTCGCGCCGGAGGTGGAGGGAGCACTGGGCGCCGCGCTCACCTTCGCCCGCGCCGGGGTCCGGATCGGGGTGGGCCACACGCGGGCCGACGCGGAGACGGTCACGGCGTTTCTGGCGCAGGTCCACGCGGCGGGCGCCCAGAGTTGCGCCACCCACCTCTTCAACGCGATGGGCGGCATCGAGGGACGGGTGCCAGGGGTGCCGGGGGCGCTGCTTGCCGACCCGCACGCTTTCCAGGAGGTGATTCTGGACCTGATCCACGTCCACCCGACGAGCTTCCGCCTCGCCTGCGCCGCCGCGCCGGGGCGGGTGATGCTCGTCAGCGACGCGATGCGCGCTGCTGGGCTGGGCGACGGCGAGAGCGAACTCGGGGGCCAGCGGGTGACGGTGCGCGGGGGCGAAGCGCGGCTGGAGGGGGGATCGCTCGCCGGCAGTGTCCTGACGCTGGACGCCGCGCTGCGCCACGCGGTAGGGGCAGGCGTTTCTCTCCCGGACGCGAGCCGGATGCTCAGCGCGGTGCCGGCCCGCTCGCTGGGTCTGCGTGACCGGGGCGAGCTGAGGCCGGGCCTGCGCGCCGATCTGGTGGTCCTGGACGACGATTTGCGAGTGGAGCGGGTGTTCGTAGGGGGGCGGGAAGTAGGGAGATGA
- a CDS encoding aldehyde dehydrogenase family protein produces MTAQTNPEPSRPQDSAAPPPTPALHVRDRFYIGGAWVEPLGTNTLDVVNSATEEVMGRIPAGTPADAEAAIRAARTAFDAWSRTDREERAALLDRISQGLSRRQAELAVLVAQEVGTPFFPSNLIQVGLPAITFASMAEELRAYPFEERLASSLIVREPVGVVGAITPWNYPLHQIAAKVAPALAAGCTVVLKPSEVAPLNAFILAEIMDEAGVPAGVFNLVTGTGPVVGEVLAAHPDVDMVSFTGSTAAGKRVSELAARTVKRVALELGGKSPYVILDDADLTGEALVQAVASGVSGCYLNSGQTCSALTRMLVPRSRLPEVEAVVRGVVSQVRVGDPLAPGTSLGPLVSDVQRERVRGYIRKGIEEGAKLLIGGPDAPEGLERGYYVRPTVFSEVTPDMTIAREEIFGPVLVIQPYEDEEDAVRIANDTEYGLAGGVWSSDQDRALRVARRLRTGQVSVNGGAFNPVAPFGGYKQSGNGREFGRLGLEEFLEIKAIQL; encoded by the coding sequence ATGACCGCCCAGACCAATCCTGAACCGTCCCGCCCGCAAGACTCCGCTGCCCCGCCTCCCACCCCGGCCCTGCACGTCCGCGACCGCTTCTACATCGGCGGGGCGTGGGTGGAGCCGCTGGGGACAAACACCCTCGACGTGGTGAACTCGGCCACCGAGGAGGTGATGGGCCGCATCCCCGCCGGCACACCCGCAGACGCCGAGGCTGCGATTCGTGCCGCCCGCACCGCCTTCGACGCCTGGTCCCGCACCGATAGGGAAGAGCGGGCCGCGCTGCTTGACCGCATCAGCCAGGGCCTGAGCCGGCGGCAGGCCGAGCTCGCCGTCCTCGTCGCGCAGGAGGTGGGGACGCCCTTTTTTCCGAGCAACCTGATTCAGGTGGGGCTGCCCGCCATCACCTTCGCCTCGATGGCCGAGGAGCTGCGCGCCTACCCCTTCGAGGAGCGGCTGGCGAGCTCGCTGATCGTGCGCGAACCGGTGGGCGTGGTAGGGGCGATCACGCCCTGGAACTACCCCCTGCACCAGATCGCCGCCAAGGTGGCGCCCGCGCTCGCCGCCGGCTGCACGGTGGTCCTCAAGCCGAGCGAGGTGGCGCCCCTGAACGCCTTCATCCTCGCCGAGATCATGGACGAGGCCGGCGTGCCGGCGGGCGTCTTCAATCTCGTGACCGGCACCGGCCCGGTGGTGGGCGAGGTGCTCGCGGCGCACCCCGACGTGGACATGGTGTCCTTTACCGGCTCGACGGCGGCGGGCAAGCGCGTGAGCGAACTCGCCGCGCGCACCGTTAAGCGGGTGGCGCTCGAACTTGGCGGCAAGAGCCCGTATGTCATCCTCGACGACGCGGACCTGACCGGTGAAGCGCTCGTGCAGGCCGTCGCCAGCGGCGTGAGCGGCTGCTACCTCAACTCGGGCCAGACCTGCTCGGCCCTGACGCGCATGCTCGTGCCGCGCTCGCGTCTGCCGGAGGTCGAGGCCGTCGTGCGGGGCGTCGTCTCGCAGGTGCGGGTGGGCGATCCTCTCGCGCCGGGCACTTCGCTCGGCCCGCTCGTCTCGGACGTGCAGCGCGAGCGGGTGCGCGGCTACATCCGCAAGGGGATCGAGGAAGGTGCCAAGCTGCTGATCGGCGGTCCCGACGCGCCCGAGGGCCTGGAGCGCGGCTACTACGTGCGCCCCACCGTCTTTTCGGAGGTGACCCCCGACATGACGATCGCCCGCGAGGAAATCTTCGGCCCCGTCCTCGTGATCCAGCCTTACGAGGACGAGGAAGACGCCGTCCGCATCGCCAACGACACCGAGTACGGCCTCGCCGGCGGCGTGTGGTCCTCGGACCAGGACCGCGCGCTGCGGGTCGCGCGGCGGCTGCGGACCGGGCAGGTGTCGGTCAACGGCGGCGCTTTCAACCCGGTCGCCCCTTTCGGCGGCTACAAGCAGTCGGGCAACGGGCGCGAGTTCGGGCGACTGGGGCTGGAGGAGTTCCTGGAGATCAAGGCGATTCAGCTCTGA